The Euphorbia lathyris chromosome 4, ddEupLath1.1, whole genome shotgun sequence genomic interval tgaaatgtgttagttttggtgagattttgaaagtgtgttagaaatgaaaactaacccccaaaaaggtgctagttttgtaattgtccccgTTATTAAAAGGTTAGAGAtgagggtaaggttggaaattagttaatgaaatgtgttagttttgatGAGATTTTGAAAGTGTATTAGAAATGAAAACTAACCCCCAAAAAGGTGCTaattttgtaattgtccctaaaaTTAACGTTTGGCTAAGTTCCAGAAGACTCAATTATTTGACCTCCTAAAATTTGCCTTTGTTGTTGTAACAACCAGAGATAAAGCAGTAGTATATCTGATAATTCATTATCAAGATTTGTGATCTTTCACAAATATAATCATGATTTAGCTTTGGTACGTAATGCTTCTCCAATcctcttaacttgtccaaattggtcattttacctcctcaactcatcgaatgtcctatttaccccttaactccataaaaatagtatttctcacccacttaacttgtccaaatttgtcattttacccattctcaactcatcgaatatcctatttacccctttaactccataaaagtggtatttctcaccacttatgatcctatttaccctcttaactccataaaaatgatatttcttatccctttataatagtcaaaaaagttaaaaagagaaaaaacgaataaaaaatacaaataacaagaacgttaatataaacaagttaaatacattatatgtagggataatgtaccaaaataggcctatgatttttggagaagtatcaatttaggtttcacTTACAAAacagcataaatataggtttaacgtttaaaaaaagttatcaatttaggcttcgataacggatggtaaggggtgaaaaataccacttttatggagttaagggggtaaatagaatattctatgagttgggaggataaatggacaagttgaggggtaccacttttatggaattaaggaggtaaataggatattcgatgagttgagtggataaaatgacaaatttggacaagttgaggggattGGGGAAGCATTATGCCTTTAGCCTTCGAGAAAACGGATAACATAATCCTCTCTTTGATAAACCTTTGCTTTATCGAGAAGCTTTGCACATTTGCAAAAGGACAAGAACAGATATGAAAAGGCCTATAACTCAATAACTCTTCTCAAAGTGTCATCAGTTTGGTATAAAAATGGGTTAATTACAAGTAGATATCACGTGGTTTCGCCAATTTGTATATGGGTATTtgtggtatttttttattttttttgctaacgcactgtgatttgtaaaattttgcatttaTGTTCACGTTGTCAGAATTTGACTGAAAactttcaagagttaaatgatattttaagtaattttaattcttaaactgGTTAGATTTGGTCATTAAGGTGTTGTTTATAGAGAAGACtccaaaaatatgattttgaaaaataaaaaatatggttccatagtaaatgaatataatactaaacaactttaattcttgtttcaaaaaaattaattcttgaaaattttcattttgaggtcgttatcggttAAATTTGAAGTCGGCGAAACTACGGGACATCTATTTGTAATTAagcatataaaaatttgtaacAGGTAAAGATATTTGAGAAAAAGAGTATAATTACTTTTGTAATTATGAAATCTTATGAGCAAATCGcattttcaaattaataaaagcATGATAGAGCTATCTGACTAGACATTTTGTTCTTTGTTCTTTGTTGATAAAGCTATCTGAAAATTCCAACTCCAAAAGTGATAATGACCCATTCAAAATTGAGCTACCATTACAAAAATTTGGATTCTCCACTATATGTGGACCTTATAATACGTATTAGTCCTTACTACaaatgtaaaaatatatataatgtcATATACTTTACATGAGTattcgaagaagaaaaaaaataagaagacATGTATCAGGTTAGATTAGAATATAGCAAAATGCACCTTTTTGCTTTATTGTTAATTACGACATGAGAAATTAACAAATTAGGGTGGCGTAAGTCCAAAATTGCATTTGTCCCTGCTGATGGAAATTGAGAGATTATTCTTTGTAATTGTGTACATGTGAGTAAATACAGAGAACTTGTTTGATGCTTCACAAAAAACGTGATCGAATGTTGTTTTGCTTCCTTGTGGTCAGAGTTCAGATGGGTCCAACAAGGTACGTACTAATTAGCAATTTTCTGTTTAATCATTATTGTCGTTTTATGAGTAAGTATTGAGGCGATGACGCATGCAATGATGATTTTGTTATTGAAGATTATTGGTTGGTTCTCAATAAAACTTGCTTGCATTGCATTGCAGCATAGCATCTGCGCGCTTATCCAACCATGGAAAAACACTACACGGAGCCATTTCTGAATAAAGATTTCTATGATAATTGTCCCGGTTGTAAAGTCGATCGACTCAAGCAGTCCACTACTGGACTACCCATTCGACAACTTCTCTCAATATGGATTATTGTGCTTTGTACTGGTTCGTACCATTTCTTTTAATCGATTCCATTTTTACACTAAATTCTGGCTGCTTTTTATGCATTGCTTTAGTTTTCCCATAGGACCACAGCGTCACTCTTGTTGCTGTCCAACATAGTTTAATCGCATATTTAGGCAGTGACAATTCATAATTAAATCGCTGCACTTATTCAGGCAGTTTTGCTTGTTTTTATTTAAAGCATAATAACCCTGATGTTCTTTCTTGCAGCACTCCCTATATCATCTCTTTTTCCATTTCTTTACTTCATGGTAAgtgtatgtatatatttatatttttagttgatAGCACTCTTGTAATTCTAAATCCTACAATTTAAGAGGATTTACTTAAAGCTATATAACTTCTCCCATTTCTTTTTATATGGAATAATTTGTAATCCATTATGATGATTCCTTATTCATCATTTACTATCAATTTATCAGGTTAGGGACTTCAATATTGCAAAACAGGAGGAAGACATTGGCTATTATGCTGGATATATTGGTAAGTTTCTACTTGGTTCTACCTCTACCTCTTCCTCAATAGCATAGTTTCCTGTGTCTGAGTTCTAATAAACCCCCTCCCTATTTTGAAGGGTCCTCATTTATGCTTGGTAGGGCTTTGACATCTGTTTTCTGGGGATTAGTGGCTGACCGTTATGGTCGTAAACCTGTCATCATTTTTGGGACCCTTTCAGTGTTAGTAATAACTACTTCCTCATGAACTCTAATCAagtttggaatttttatttaatcttATTTTATTATTCTATACATGTTATGATTATTGGTTCATCTCAGGGTTATTTTCAACACTCTCTTTGGCCTTAGCGTAAATTTTTGGATGGCTGTTATTACAAGGTTTCTTCTGGGAAGTTTGAATGGTTTACTTGGACCTATCAAGGTAGCAACTTCTATTGTATATGGTTTTTAATTATCATTATCATTGGGAAAGGAATTGCTGGAAGTTTTTGATTGTTCTCTTCtctttaattttgaattatttgTTGTATGGTCACCGTAGCCGCTCCTTTTTATTCTATTAGTTTTGGATTCCAAAATATGTATTTGTTGAACAGGCATATGCAGCTGAAATTTTCCGAGAGGAGCACCAATCTTTAGGAATGTCAACTGTAAGCTCTTTTCCCCTGTCTATAATTTCTGTTCTCAAATGCACTGAATTAGTACTGATATGATGTAACTAAATTTTAGGTAAGTACGTCATGGGGTATAGGGTTGATAATTGGCCCAGCTCTAGGAGGTTTCCTTGCCCAGGTACTTCAAATGCTCTGAGTATATATTCAGGGAATAAGCTTCATCTCTGACGTTGATTgaaatttcctttattttaggCAAAGAACCTGGTTACCTGGTCAAATATTTAATCCTATATTTATAATCTTAGTAAAAATTGTGGATTGAAGTTGTATTGATTATGGTGTAATTATTCTAGATCATAGTCAAGTGAGTTTAAGACTAAATTTTAAAACTTTTTCAtgttcttctagaaatgataatgcaTCTTGGAATATCATGCAATTTGAAATGAGgagtttaataaataatattaatttgtaTTGAAAGAAGTTGTAAATATTAGAGAGATATTGATGTCAAGCAACAATCGAAGTGCTATTTTTTATGGGGAGAAATGTCTAATATTTCCTCGTAAGGACCATCTGGCTAAGGAAAAAAAGGGAAGATTTTcagtaatttttatttatatttaaatgatTAGATTTTTCCTAGTTAAGAAGTTCTATTGCCCCATATAACATTATTTTATGTTAGTATCTATGTAATCCAGTTGCTTTCTGAGGCTTTTGATGATGGAAATTAGGTTGGAGGGAATGTATTAACCCTTGCTTACTTTTCACTATGCCTAGGCTCCCATGCAACAACATTTGCTCAAAGGGAATGCTCAACAACATAATATTTGTTTGCAGATACATCATGAGTTACAACATAAACAAATTTGCTATTCCTATCACCAATTGCAATACTATTTCCTTGcaaaaaaggggaaaaaaaaaaagaaataatacaaaACTAAATAAAAGTGTGGAACCCAGCTGAGATTCTGAGGAAAACACACAGGTTTAGGATTTAACTCTTATATTGAGAAACTGGAAGATCTACTTGCAAAATCTGTTTTTTACAAGGACTGGCAAGCAACCTAAATTAAACTGCATATACTGAGCGGAGGATGATCATGACTTGCATGTTTTCAGTCATTGAAAGCTTTTCGTTTTCTTGGttcatatataaattttataagcatATTCATGAATCAAATTTGCTCTGGATGTAATTTAAGTTCTTACACTACCACTCATCTGTCTCTCTCTCTTTGCTGCttatatttaatgtttatgGACAACTTTGACATTTCAGCCAGCAGAGTTATATCCAAATATTTTTTCTAAGGAATCCTTGTTTGGGAGGTTAGTGAATTTCAACTACTAAGTCTTTGTGTGCAGGATGCAGTTTTCTGAATCTTGTTTATTTGATATTGACCATCAGTTTAATGGTATTTCCGAACATGATTTTTCATGCAGATTTCCGTACTTCCTACCCTGCTTGTGTATTTCGGTTTTTGCATTAGGAGTGACTATTGCTTGTTTCTGGCTTCCGGTACGTATCATAATCTGCTTTTTAtataatttcatatataatatTTCTGTCGTTTTGAGATATTTTTATGCTTGACATCTTAGTTAATTTCAGTATTGTATTGTCTTCAATATCAAGCCCCTTTTCTGGTTGAATCTTCTGCAGATTGCTCAGAAAATCTTAGCATATGCTATATTGCAACTTATTCTAGAATTATGTCTTAAAGACTATAAAAAATGCACAATTATCATTATTTTGCATCAACTGAGATGCGTTCCTTGACTACTTTTGTGCCACTAGTTTTACTCAATTTTAAAACTAGACTACAAAACCCGTGAACTGGGCTGGTGTCTGGTAGGTTCCAGTTTAATCCCGTATTGAAGAATATCAAACCAAATTCGATTGAACTATCCAGGTAATTCCCATACCAGCCAACACATGATAAGAAACGCAGAATAGTGTAGGAATCATGGATCAAAGCAAGAATTAGAGAGGAAATAGAACTGTAATAATTAGGAAAATTGGATTGATAGATTATCATCAGTCCCACAGGAAATGACTTCCCTCTCTAATCTTTGTCCAAGATAGAGCTCTGCTACAAGGTAGAAAAAGATACCAAATTAGCTATTCCCTCTAACAAAAACTATCCGATATATACTCGAACCTCTCACCCTTGTGTGTAGCTCAAACTAGACTGTAACTACGTTTTACCGTTATGCATAACATACTGCCCAGTTGTAATTAcagaaaatcaaattaattcccAATATTGCCCTTGCCCTGTTTCAtagcctttttcttttttttttttttttttgaaagggcCTTTTTCTTCTTAACGTAAACCTTCAATTCTCTAGGACCAATTGAAGTATGATCCAGAATTTTCTCATTACTAGCATATTCGCTATCATTGCTGCCCCTTTCAGATAAAGTCTTCTAGGCAAGACTTAAATGTGGATCCTCGATCTTTATCACAAAGTCTTCCTCCTAAGCGGCTTCTTCAATGCCTTCGGACTGCCACTGCATAAGCCATTGAGAAATTGATTCGTCTTGCTGCTGAATTGTGCGAGTCGCAAGCACTTGTTCAGGGACTATGGCAGCTGTAGGATCCAACTCCATTTTTGGTGGGAGCATGACAGATGATGGTTGATCTCGATGGCTTTCTTGATCTGTGAGACATGGAACAGTGGATCAATTTTAAAAGAAGTGGGAAGTTGTAGCCAATAAGCGACTGGTCCCCCACCTTAGCCTCAACTTAGTAGGGTCCAAAGATTTTGCCCAAACAACTTGTGTTAAATTCATCGAGCAACGGATTGCTGGTTGTGAGGTATCAGCTTCAGATACACTGAATCCCCAACCTCAAATTGGACATCCATACAGTATTCATTTGTTACATCTTCATCTACTGTTGGGAATGCCATAAGTGAAACTTTAGTTGTTCCAAAGCTTCATCTCGGTCCTGGAGATCTTGAGTCACAACTTTTACTTGAACTTTGCCAGACACTAACTGTAGGATAATAAATAAGAGGTTTCCTCCCATAAAACAACCTCAAACAGGGTAGTGCCTATTGTCACTTGAAAGGAAGAATTGAACCAATAGTTAGCCCATGGAAGCCATTGACTTCATTGACATGGCTGATCTAAAGCAAAGCAACAAGGGTATGCTTCAAGGCAACAATTTACTACCTCAATATGTCTGTCATTTTCGGGCTGATATGATTTGTATTGGAGTTGAGTGCCCAGTTTGGACAACTCTTGCCAAAACCAGCTCATGAACAGTGGATCTTGGTCATGATAGTTTTCGGGAATCCATGTAAGCAAACCACCTATTTAACAAATAACTCTAGCTGTGTATGGGTGTTTGAGGGCCACAAAGTCGTTGTACTAAAATAACCCGTCAACAATTAACCATCACAACATCATATCCTTTTGATTTTAGCATCCCAACAATGAAATCAATTGAGATGTCTTCCCAAACAACCTGAGGTCTAGGAAGAGGCTGTAAAAGACCAGCAGGAGAAAGGGAAGAATCCTTATACCTCTGACATGTAGAACATTGCCTCACACATTCTTTAATTCACCGAACCATTCCCTTCCAATAGAAAGTTGTTGCAATCCTGTAGGTTTTGTAATAGCCCGAATGCCCTCCAAcgacattattttgaaatttgtcTAAAATGGAAGGGTTCCATTTAGACTGGGGGATGGGGATTATTACCAGACTTCCCTTTCGAATCAAAACCCCTGCTTCAACCATATCTTTGCTTGGAAATTGTAAGGCTTCCTTGATATCAAGAAGCTGTGGGTCTTGGTAGCTTCTTCAAGTAATTGTGTGTCTTCTGACCATGTAGGAAAagatgttagaggtaaattCAGATGAATCTTGTCATTGTGAGAGAGCATCAGCGCCCTAGTTCTGCTTTCCATGTTCGTATAGAACATCGAATGTGTAACCAACCATAAACTTGGCTAACCAATTCTGTTGGTCCATTGTGTTGATTTGTTGTCGTAATAGATGGTGCAAGCTTTTCTGATTAGTATAGACAGTGAACCTCCAGCCCAATAAATATGGTCGCCAATGTTGAATTGCGAGGGCCAAAGCCATTAGCTCCTTCTCCTAGCCTGACTTTGCTAAATTGTTATCAGATAGGGCCTTACCAAAGTAAGCAAGGGGTCTGCCAACGTGCTACAACACCGGAGCCCGAAGCATCACTCAAGGTAGGAAGGTTCACTGAAATTGGGAAGGCTAACAGTAGTGTAGCTTTAAGCTTTTCTTTTGAGAGCTCAAACGCTGATTGAGCATTCTCATTCCATAGaaagttcttcttctttgtcAACTCTTCCAGTGGCTTAGCAATATTGCTATAGTCGCGAACAAACTTTCTTTAATAGCTTGTTAGCCCTAGAAACCCTAACTCCACCTCACGTTCATAGTACAAGCCAATTTGATACTGCTGCAATTTTTGATGGAGCCACTTTAACCCCTTGTTATGAGATGCAATGCCCAAGATAATCAATAGAAGCCACAAAGGAGCAAATCGTTGGGTTAACCTTAAAATGATTGTCAGCTAAAACCTGTTGGAAGGTAGCCAAATATTGAAGATGCTCCTCCTAACTCCCACTATAGACCAATGTCATAAAAAATTACTAGAACCATGCAACGCTAATTCAGCATATGAGCCATATAGCTCCCTAATTCAGCATTGTGGgatatttaacaataattatatatgtatatacatttatatatatatatatatatagaatacGCAACTCGATTCAGTGCTCTACAAATGTCAAGCTGGATAGTCCAATGAGGAGTTGGCCTGAATCAACCAAAGTGCAGGTTGGGCCATTGGGAGCCATATTGTACTTATAGACAATGTTCTAAATTGTTAATGTGTATTTTTCatatttaccaaaaaaatacCAACTCTGGTAAATTACTCAAGGTTTATTTACAAGACTTTGTTTCTTGATAGAGATTTTATTTCAGTTCTTATTAGTTTAGGCAAATATTCTGTAGTATTTGACTCATTTGAGGATTAGGAATGTGATTGGTCCCTTTGCTAATCTTATAGCTGGTGGGCAACTATTCCTCTTTTACAGGAAACACTGCATAAACACGATGGAAATAAGCTATTATGCAATGACTCTTTTGATGCTCTCGAAACTGCATCTGTTGGGTCTAAAGGACATGAAAGTGGACTGGACAATGAAGGAAACAAACCATCTAATGGTGGAGCGCTTATAAGGAATTGGCCCTTAATGTCATCTATTATTGTTTACTGTGTTTTCTCACTTCATGATATGGCTTACACAGAGGTATTTCTTAGCACTATTTTTAACATGCAATATTCGTTGAGTTAATATGTAGATTCTAATATGGCTATATATTACTGAAGTTCATTTTAAATATCTCTGGTTTGTTTAAGTTTTTGCTTGCTATTTGTTAATGTGCATTTTGAAATGATATAAATGGAGAAATTGCTAGATTTTGATGAAGCTTGTTGATAGCATTGGTCAACAAGTGCTCAAGTCTTGTTCTAACCCATAAACATTGATGTTGAAAACAAAGACACTTCTAACAAGCAAGTACTTGATGTTTCAAATGGCTTTGACTTTATTGGCTTTCTCCATAATTAGTAGGAAAAAATAAGGCCCACTAGTTCATACACTCGTGAAGCAACGGTGTGAGGACGACTCCGTGACTTGTTAGATGAAGGGATGTGTTCATTCTGGGTCCTTTTGTAGTGCTGTATATTAAGATATCATCAGTGTAAACAACAAAGAATCAACTAATCAAGGGTCAAAGTACTTGATGTTAAGCTGTTTGAAAGTGCTAGAAGTATTAAGTTTTGGTTCATAAATTGGGTTAAGTCTGAATGGCATGATAGCACTCACAGAGACTTGTTATGAAAGTGGTTTCCAGTTATCCAACAAGCTTGGAGCCAGCTTATGATATTACATAAGGCTGAAAATAGTGCGGTTCGACTGTCATGTGGTTCATTAAATGAATAAACATTGCAGTGTTTCCTGCTGCTATGCTTTTCATAATATTAGCTTCCTTGGCATCGGATCACTTGATATTCATACCATCAGTTATTTTCTGTTCTTTGTGCACTGAGAAACAAGCATTTACTGAATGGAGTAATTCCAGCTGCAAGGGAAGAACAAGTTTGAAGTTCAATTAGATAGGAAACGATATGAAATCAAATTTAATACCAAGAATATTATCTTCATAAGTTGctaatatttcattttctttaaatgAAAGGTAAATTCTCGCATTCTGCTAGAGAAGAAATTAAGAAGATGATAGATAATGTAAGTGGAGCAATTGGAACAGTGACTGGTATCTTTAATACACTGGTAAAAACTTATCCGTTTTTGTTCCTAGCACAAGaagttgattaacatatactaaaaatGGACTGgggtttcttttatttatttctttaaatAACTCTGTTACCATAGCAACCTTGACCTCCTTTCAATTTAAAAATGagctcttttcttttctttccattTTCTCCATTGCTGCTGCCAGCCGTTAATTGTTTTTCTTCAGCAGCAGCATGTTACCATGTTCATACCCACGCCGACCACACATAACCATGACTGTTTATATAATTTGCTAAACTCTATGCATTTGAACAAGATCATTATTATTATGCCTGGCGTTCATTATACtgttaaaaaaatttacttCCAAGAACTTTTCTTTTCTACAATAAAATGTTGCCACTTCATTGTTGCAAATCTAATGAATTCAGTATCAAAAAGAATGTCTGACGTATATGCTAAATGATGTTGTCattattaattaactaattgaacCTTGGTTGGAACTTGCTTTCAGCTTTCCTGCAGAGATACTAGTTTTTCTAAgcagtttgttgttgttttctcaTGATTATGTCTGATTATATTGTGTTTTTTGTGATGGGTCTTCGCTAGATCTTTTCGTTATGGGCTGTCAGTCCTAGAAAGCTTGGTGGCCTGAACTTTTCATCTGAGGATGTTGGGGAAGTCCTTGCTGTTACAGGTGTGTAGTAATCTTGCGCATTTATTTTAAAATCATGGTGCCTTTTTCTGTCAACATTATTTGCAATTTATTATCTGCTTTGTGATCCCCAGTTATAGGAAGCTATGTTGCACGCAATCTATTTTTCAGTAGCGTTTCCTCATTTCGTGTCCGTTTCCATTACTGTTTCCTAGCTAAACttttatagaaataatgtttccggGTGTCCATTTACATTTCCATTTCGGTTTCCTTTTCCATTTCCGTTACGATAGGAAGTACAACCTTCAATATAAAGGGACATTCTTGTACCAGAAGAACTTTTATCTCAATGATTTAAATTCTGGGTAGTTTTATAATAATCCAAGTAATAACAGTTACATCAAAAGATGTTTCATTCAGTTTATAAGTCATTGAAACCAATTCTATGATTCCGTGCTTGTAATTTTAGTTAGATGAGATGTCCTCTTTCCCAATTGCTTGTGCCATTCCATTCCACTTTAAATGAAATGATATTAGATTGTCTAACTACAGAACAGACAATTTCTCAATGGGAGCTCAGCATTTGGAGAATATCAGTTTGTGGTGATAAGTTTTTCAAGGTCTCGTTTGTGGGTTGTTTTATATATGATGCATTATGTTAAAAGAATCCTTCAACTAATGCATTTTCTTTTAGGTAATATGGTTTTGATTGATCTATTTTAGGGTCTGTGCTGTCTaaactttttgataagtgtgaaTGTCTGATTCTATTCTTTATGGGAAAAGGTTGCACATTGTTAGTAGTAGTGCATGGAAATTTTGATTGGTGACAAGAGTGAGCTTGTTGTAGGCTTTTGTAATTGCATTAAAGTTTaccttataaatattttatgtcatttatttgtaaataaaaaagaTCTACACATTTTGAGAAAAATCTCTAACAAATTGATTATCAGGCTTCAGCCTTCTTATCTTTCAAACTGCTTTATATCCATATCTGGAGAGGATTCTTGGGCCTATAACGATAGCTCGGATTGCTGGGGTAACTATAACCTATCCT includes:
- the LOC136225475 gene encoding protein ZINC INDUCED FACILITATOR-LIKE 1, coding for MEKHYTEPFLNKDFYDNCPGCKVDRLKQSTTGLPIRQLLSIWIIVLCTALPISSLFPFLYFMVRDFNIAKQEEDIGYYAGYIGSSFMLGRALTSVFWGLVADRYGRKPVIIFGTLSVVIFNTLFGLSVNFWMAVITRFLLGSLNGLLGPIKAYAAEIFREEHQSLGMSTVSTSWGIGLIIGPALGGFLAQPAELYPNIFSKESLFGRFPYFLPCLCISVFALGVTIACFWLPETLHKHDGNKLLCNDSFDALETASVGSKGHESGLDNEGNKPSNGGALIRNWPLMSSIIVYCVFSLHDMAYTEIFSLWAVSPRKLGGLNFSSEDVGEVLAVTGFSLLIFQTALYPYLERILGPITIARIAGAISIPLLTSYPFIAMLSGFTLSLLLNFASITKNVLSVSIVTGLFLLQNRAVDQHQRGAANGMAMTAMSLFKALGPAGGGAIFSWAQKRQDAAFLPGDHMVFFILNMVQLIAVLMTFRPFLIPRLSGF